From the Helianthus annuus cultivar XRQ/B chromosome 17, HanXRQr2.0-SUNRISE, whole genome shotgun sequence genome, the window TAGTACATTATATATACTCTAGGTAGAGAAATAAGGATTAAGTGTTGGTAAATCTTTTGTGAATGCTTGGGTCAATCTTCACTTGGGAATCTAATACATCTTAACGAGCACTAGTCACGTTTTATTTTCCTATATGTGCTGTATCCTGTATGTATGCTTGTGTTAACCCATGTACACACTCAGTAATATCTCTATTGTTATTTGGCTTCTGAACATGGAATCATTTACATCCTAGTGCTGCATCGGAATCAGCCTTGAGATTCtaattatatatgttttttagGTACGCTCAGCTGGTCATACCTTTGTTACCAAAAGAGAGATATGAAGACAATTGCAGCAGTTCTTGTGGCGATCTTACTTGTGGTGTCTGAACTGCCACATGGGCTTACTTTCTCATCTACAACCCCTGCTTTTTTGTGGTCAAACGTCCAAGATGGGTACGCATACTTTTTTTGAAAGCATTGAAAACCATTCAATAACGTGTGTCTTGTTGAAAGTCAAACTGATCATATATTTGTTCGTCATTTTACTTTGACCATCATTGCTGGTCAAGTTTCTTAATGTTAAGCACTACATTCGTTCAATTATCTTATTCCTTTCTTATGAACCAAGTTGGCTTATGCCTTGTTATAATCTTTTACCGGTATGGAATCACAGATTGACTTCTAACAAAGTTAAGGAAGCTGTAAGCTACCAAACCCTTTCACCAAAGGAATTGGCGAAATCTGTCATGTCAGAAGGTGGCTGGTCAAACTTACTGGTAACGGTTTCTTATCTAGTTGGATTTTCCCTTATAAGTGTTTCATGTTTGCAAGCCTTATGCAGTTCTGTTTTTTCAGTGCACCAATCAGAAACCTGAAGAATCCGTTGATCTTGCAATTGTTTTTGTTGGGAGAGAGGTAGGAATATATGACAACTTTATCCTTCTTTTAGTGTCATTTACTAAACTTTGAATCCAGATTTTCATTAAGAAATGTTCATTTGCTCTCAAGTTACAAATGGACACATTTGAAATCAGTATCTACAACTATATAACTTGATATCGGGTTACTGTATTTTCGGGATTCTACCATAATTAGTAGAGTTGAGTACTTACGGGTTAGCCATTTTTTAATCACAGTCTGTTGACATTTCTGGGCGTAAAAATGAAGATCAATCGCTTCTAGACTTGCTTAAGGTAACCGCTGCATGAGTAATAAAAGTTTAATTAACCTTTGTTCTACATTCTTTTCTTGTATAAACCCTCAACTTTAATGAACAGGCCTCATTCACAAAGTCAACATTTTCTTTAGCATACCCTTATGTCTCTGCATCTGAAGAGAATAAACCTCTACAAAGTTCATTAGTTTCCGAGTTGGCAGAAACTTGTGGACTTGATGCCGGATTAAGCAAAGTTGGTATTCTGGAGTCATGTGCTGCAGAGGGTGGAAACTTTGAGAAACTTGCTGACATCAGCTCTGTCAATGTAATGATTTTTGTCTTGCTGGAATAAATAATCACATTTTTCTAGTTCTCCGTACATATTTAGTAAATAGTAATTAACCATTCATTTACAATGACAGGAATATGTAGTTTCAAGTATGGAAAAGAAGTCCAAGGGGCAGACGCCACTGGTTGTATACTGCAATGGAGCTGACTCACCGAAAGGAAGTGAGCAACCACGTTCCGAGGGTATGTCACGATGGTTCTCAATATCTACTTTTTGAGTAGAGGTGGACAAATGGTTAGACGGGAgggttgggtaatgggtcaaaacgcGTCGTTTTTATATGGGTCAAACAGAtgttgaaaacttgaaaatttggGTTCCTAGATATTGAATTCATATAAGTAATTAACTAGTAAATTTCTCCCGTGCGTTGAGGCGGCGTCGAAACGTAAAGTAACGCGAATTTATGCTGTCTAATGCAAGCGTATCGTATTTGACTCGACTCGTTTCAGAACAAAATTTATGTCAGAACGTAGACCAACTGAACACGTACATAAAAAATATGCACGAAAACGttttatatttgacctgacttacATCCTTGAAAAAAATACTTCCAGACGTAAGAAAATAGtggttttttttaaagttaaagaTGGTATCGCGTTGCGGCGGCATCAAAAGATAAAGTAACTCAAATGTATACCGTCTAATGATATCATATTATATTTGACTTGACTTGACTCGTTTCCGAACAACATTTacatcaaaacgtagaccaactaaaaacgtacataaaaatatgcacggaACCAACTCATTTCCGAAAACTAACTTGAAGTTATACcgacacatacatatacataaatAAGCACTTAAAACTCGAGGGGGTATAAGTGTAAAAACAGAAAGTTAAGGGGTTAAagtacccaaaaaaaaaaccaaaaaagaaaaaaaaaaggaaaaaaaaagttAACCCCAACTTGTTCTTTAATAATGTTTATATTGTGTTAAATGCTATTacataatttttttaacaaaataatttACGAGGTTCTATGTGTTAGAACTTAAAATATATGCTGTATGCTTATTAGTTATTGACCTCTTAGAGATAAAACATAACCTGTAAATGGGTGGAAATTGCCTTTGGTTGTGGATGAATGTGTTTATTGTCTTGTGTAAATATTGTATGACCAGTTTGTTGAAATGCAGGCGAAATTTTGTCTGAGCTCATAAGTTCGGTGGAGAAGACAGGAGCAAAATACTCTGTTTTATACGTCTCTGACCCGGTCAATGTCATCCGTTATCCTTCTTACCGCCAGGTAGACAGGTTTCTTGCAGAAAAATCTGGAAATTCATCGCGTGATTCCAATGCATGTGATGGAGTTTGCCAAATCAAATCATCATTGTTGGAAGGACTTTTCGTGGTAAGTTGACCCTCTCTCCTCACCTTTTTGACTATTAGTTAGATTTCAAATTACCTGTTTTAGATAACCAGTATAGGAATAACTGCAACTAAGGGTGTTTATAAACCGTTGAAACTGACCGAACGCCCAAAACTGAAGCAAGTCGGCCAGTTTGAGATCCAAACGGTTCGTTTTGGTTGTTTGTCGATTCATCATTCCGGTTCGGTTTTGGAACTTGGAACTAGCGTGTAAACCGAACCGCCCGTTAAACTTTGATTATTTGTGTATATGCATAGTTTTTTTCTCTTTATTTTTAAATGTATAGTTATGTATATGTATTATAGTCATGAACCAGACCATGAACACCCCTTGTTGTAACAACTATTTCttatgattatttgattattttgGTATCATTCAACATGTAGATCCTAATAAAAGTTTTCAAATGCTTGGGAACAATATCATTCGATTTTGTGATGTTTCAGGGACTTGTTTTGCTCATAATTTTGATCTCGGGACTTTGTTGTATGGCTGGTATCGACACCCCGACAAGATTTGAAGCTCCCCAAGAATCTTAAATCTTTCCCAAGCTTTTGCAAGCAAGATTTCGTTACTTGCGGGGCAAGTATGAAAGTGATCTCATTATATTAGTTCAGCTTTGAATGAGTTCTGTTTACGGTGTACGCTTGTCAATAATGGTTCATCTAGGACATTTCTTCAGACACTTGGTGTGCATTTTGTATTGACATAAAACCAACATGCAAAGGTAgttaaaaacttataaaaacaaAGCTTCTTTGTGTCGTGAACACATAGTGGCGGAAACCGTATCGTAAAATCAAGCTGCTTTGTTTGGTTGGTATGAAGAAAATAAGTTGGAATGGGATGGGTACTTGGTTATGTTTTGTTTGCTTTCATTTCAATCTTTCATTATTTTTTTTGGATGGATATAATATTGttgtaataaatattatttattGATTGTAATATGTCGTGTAGTATTATTACTagtactaaaataatatatatgtgcTATGTAGTTACAAAAATCAAGTATGTTTTACCGTCTAATTTTGATAAAATTTATGGGTTGAACTGCTAAGTAAGGTATTGGAAACCACAAATCAAACTTGTTAGGTTGGGTGGGTTGGTCGGACCGGACCGGCTAGTTTGGTTATTTCATTGTTTAGTTTTGATAATTTAACAAGTTGAAAATGATTTTGAGAGTTGCTTAAGCAGCCTACTAGTTGCTTAACACATCACCTACTGCAGCTCTGTACGGATGACTGCCGatacaaaacaccaagtttataaCTATCGAACCGGGTCCAGACTGAATCTGAGGAACTTTGTCGATATCACAAGTGGGCTACACCATGACGAACTTTTTATAGCCAGGATCTCAAAAAGCCAACATTATAACTTCTCATGAAGTCGATGCATCTTTCAATAGATGTGGGATTCCAAGAGCCTTGGCCGTCTTTTATGTTTCATTGAGCGTTGAAGCTTTTGGATACGCTAGATCCATGTTTATCGACTTTACACGACAAGCATAGAGAAAGGGTTGTGTTAGGCGAACAGCAATAAGAGAATGTAATAAACAATCATGCGACGCTATGGGTTGGTCGATCAAGAGTTCAAGATTGACCTATGTACACATGCAGAACAGGATATACATTTCTTATTCAACTATTTTCTAAGGTAGAAAGTTCAACACAAGAAGATGCTAGAAAGTTAAAAGGGTCCATTGTGCACAATTCCTTCGGGTACTTCATTTATTAAACGGTCATAAATCCATTTGATTCGTCATACAATTGCGAGACACGCCTTTTGTGTTGTACGACATTCTTATGCATGTATCCTCTTAAAAAAACATGCATCCTCATTAAACAATACACAATAGATTAAGCAGCAGTTACAACAAGACAACTGGAGGAATCAGCCACCATTTTACACAAACTGTTTCTACATAAAGATTACATTTGCGAAAGGATTTAAGGTTTAGGGTTACATACGGGTGAGATTCCATGTATAACAATGTTGGTATGAAACGGTCTTGAATTTTAATCGAAAGAGCCTTTAATACCATCCAAGCTTTCTCCCAAAGACAATCTAGAAAAAGAAATCATTAGACTATAGTGTGATGAGTCTGTCTAACTAGCGTGTGCCGGTAATAAGGTGCATTTAAAACATCTTTACATTTTCTCTTCGAAATTACAAGTATTATAATCCAAGACAAACTTTCCAAGCTTCATGGAACTTGGAGGGTGTACAAGTGTCTCATGCTACCAACAATCCTAGATCAACAAGTTATGACCAGGGGTGACAATTTCTGACACAACAGGCCGTCTTCAGATTGACCTATTTAATCCACTTTGATAAAAAGGTCGACctaccaacccgtttgacccatttTTTACCACCAAGCCGTTTAGATATATGAATTAAACAGGTTGTCTTCGGGATTTTAAGTGTGTGTGGATTATTTATGTTCAGGTTCAATGATCCAATTGACACGCATAATTACGACCATAACGTCATGAATTTGAGTGCTGAAAACTTTTTTAGTTGATATCCATGGGAGCGTGTTCAATACAAAACCAAGTTTTAAGTAGAGAACAACAAGACCGCATGAGCACTTGTGTTCGGCGCATGTAAAATATTGTGTAGAGAAAAAAAAGGAGGCGGTTATGATAGTTGAAGTGATATACATAGCTAAAAGCAGAACATGTTGTCCGGTTCTCCTGCTCCTCTACTTACCCAAGATATCCATATTATACAaatttatttaataatttaaatgcTTTAAATTTTATTCTTCAATTTTCTTTGCAATAGAACAGGTCCAATCTTATTATTCGCCTTTGGTAATTAACTTCTTGTGTTTGATAATAATACTTTTCATGTTTAACTTTAGAAGTTCACTTTAGTGTATATAAATGTTCATTTTTAATAAACTTTATGTAATTTCTCATAAACTTTTAGATGTATCGTACAAATATTCATCTCGTAATCTATTAAATAACTTGCAAATTTGTAACTAAAACCACAAGTATAACTAATCTGACCTGTGCATACAGTACTTGTACTCTTGGCTCCTCGTGTAatctctctcgccttcttccagCTGGTAAAAACATCCATCAAGCGAAAAATAAGCATATAAATTCTAGAAATTACAGAAATATATACATAAACTAAGCTTTTGCTTACAGGATCACTCTCATAAATAAGCTCAAAGCAAGCTGGAGACAAGCATTTTAATGCACAATTCTCCTTTGCAACCATTGAAGTCTTGCATTGTGCACCCCAATATCCACTTTCCAAGAAAAAAGTATACGAAAAGAGTGATATTAATAGTAATTTAATAATAATACGAGATGTGGCGATTTGAACTCATCATCAACTAGGGTCATGTATTTATCTCAAATGGGTCGAATGATCCAAATAAAAAAATAGCTAAATTACTTCTAGAGGCCGGTTATTGTACAAAATGCCTTAACGTACGCTGCGTACGAGATTCAGTATCAACATGCGAAATTTGGTTTATAACATGCgactttcattttttttacatGCGATTTCACTTTTTTTATGTACATGCGATTTTGAGTTTTTCTGGAACATGCGATTTCCCTTTTTTTATGTACATGCGATTTTCAGTTTTTTTgaaacatgcgattttcattttTTTGTAACATAACGTGCGATTTTCCTATCACGTACGCAGCGTACGTTAAGGCATAATGTATGATACACTTTTTCATTATTTCTAATGCATACAACCTACTAACTTACTTCATCTATAACACAATATTAATACATTTTTTAAAAAACTATTAACAAAATACGTTATAGGTCAACCCTACTAAAACTACCCATTTGATCTGATCTGATCTCCTAACCCGCCCGTTTTGCAGTCATTGAGTTTATacaaagataaaaaaaattgtCGGATTATTCGTCATATATCAAGATGATCATTTATACATGAACCTTTCCAAGGAAAAAGAAATGAAATGCTGCAAGTTTGGTGGACACCTAACAATGAAACATTGCAGTTTCAAACAAGATAGCACAAAATCATTTTGGACACTTTAAACAAATCCCACATTGATTCGTCCACATGAGAGATACCGGGTCATTAAGAATGTCCATCCTTAAATACTACCAACACATTTTGCGTTTTAAAGGCGCGAGGCGCACTCAGGGCGATTTGTTGGGCCCTGGGCTTTATTTGTGCCTAGGCGCGCCTGCGcgctcgctttaataactatgacaTGAACTAACCTGAAGCATAGTTGTTAAAGGCGCGAGGCACACTTAGGGCGATTTGTTGGGCCCGGGGCTTTATTTGCGCCTGGGcgctcgctttaataactatgTTCACAGTTAAGCgttcttgggggggggggggggggaactaATTCTAGGATCGGCCCTCCTAGGAAGTTTCCACTCAGGGTACAAAAAATAAATCCGTAAGCTCCTCGTGAGCTAAACGAACAATACCGGTAAAgcacaaaccctaaaacaaaTTTTAGAACTTCTTTTTCAACTTTGAAGGTAACAATTAAGGCTATGATCTCAAGATTCAACATATTTGAAAGTAAGTATCTACTATCTAGCTATTCTTTAGGTAAAGTATAAACCCTAAAACAACACATGTAAACATTGGGGAAAAACAAACATTCAAGatcataaaaattacaaaatttaaaGGGTTAATAATTTGGGTAAAATGTAACATACAGTTCAATTTCAGAGTAACAATTCTGCTTCTTTTCTCGAATCTCAGTGTCCTGAACACAGCCAATAGCATCAAGATTACAAATTAAACAAACCCAGATGAGATATTCGatgaaaacttacagaaattGGGCGGGGAGATTTCTTTGCAAGAACTTCAATGGAAAATATGATGGTTACCCATATGATAATTGCTAGGGTTTTGTTAATCTTGACCATTATACTGATTAATTGATGATCAGAGAAGCTAGAACCCTAGCCCAGATGATGAACGAACTGGTCTTTTCCAATAAGGATTGGGGTAGGGATTCGGGTTCGAGATGTGGGTTGTCTTTACTTTTCATGTGACATGATACATTTATCTTTGTAGGAGTGTAAACCAGCCGAGTCGAgttcgagctcgagcttgagctgagctcgtttaacatatgaaaacTCGAGCGTGAGTttggctcgattcgagctttatttctaaagcttGAGCTCGAttcgaaggtaatttttcaagctcagactcgactcgtttagtatttattaattcatttatattaattataatttttattatcacatataatttagttattttttttatatttatataaatggtaattattattatataaatatatgtttaatatattaataagaaatttataaacagaaagctcgtttaggctcgcgagccggctcgagctcgataaacgaagctatatatgtttaatatattaataaaaaatttataaacagaaagctcgtttaggctcgcgagccggctcgagctcgataaacgaagctcgggctcgtttactaaatgagcttgtttttaggctcaggctcgagctcgtttaagcttgtttaagctcggctcgtttgagTTTTTTTTCGAggcgagctcgagtagctcgcgagtagcttGACTCGTTTGCACCCCAAGTCTTCGGTCTAACATCATAACATGTTTT encodes:
- the LOC110930605 gene encoding uncharacterized protein LOC110930605, with amino-acid sequence MKTIAAVLVAILLVVSELPHGLTFSSTTPAFLWSNVQDGLTSNKVKEAVSYQTLSPKELAKSVMSEGGWSNLLCTNQKPEESVDLAIVFVGRESVDISGRKNEDQSLLDLLKASFTKSTFSLAYPYVSASEENKPLQSSLVSELAETCGLDAGLSKVGILESCAAEGGNFEKLADISSVNEYVVSSMEKKSKGQTPLVVYCNGADSPKGSEQPRSEGEILSELISSVEKTGAKYSVLYVSDPVNVIRYPSYRQVDRFLAEKSGNSSRDSNACDGVCQIKSSLLEGLFVGLVLLIILISGLCCMAGIDTPTRFEAPQES
- the LOC110930603 gene encoding uncharacterized protein LOC110930603 encodes the protein MVKINKTLAIIIWVTIIFSIEVLAKKSPRPISDTEIREKKQNCYSEIELGYWGAQCKTSMVAKENCALKCLSPACFELIYESDPLEEGERDYTRSQEYKYCMHRLSLGESLDGIKGSFD